The Danio aesculapii chromosome 11, fDanAes4.1, whole genome shotgun sequence region taagccggaatagttggcggttcatttcactgtggcgacaaagctgaagcaaaatgaatcaatgaaatcGATTTTGTATGTATTATGTTGTTTAGCGTTGATATTCAACTAAATAGAAAGACTAAATTCTTTTGTAAACCATGTTTCTGAATTTGAAgacgatttttttttatctaaatgtaGTTCAAAATTAATACGAATCTCATTTCATGTAATCAATGAAACCGGACAAATGTAAATTAGaggacttttatttcagtgtggtGTAAATGTTTTCCGGGTGCTGAGAGAGACGCCATGCATTAGATATCATAGTAATGTGGATAGGAATACGCAGAACGCGACGCATTCTCCCAGCTTTTTTCTGCGCAATGACTACGCGTCGTGGTTTTCCTCCAACACAGCTGTGCGTCTGCATGTTCATGGGTGTGTcgacaaaataaatgtttagtcTGAAGATTCACTCTGACCGACGCTTGTAGGAGTCGATCCCTCGTCATGAGCTACGCGATGGTAAGCCATAAAGGTTTACAGAGCAACACTAAAGTTTAATTGAACCTATCTACTATTATTCAGACACATACGCACCTGGAAACTTACTGCTTTGGCATTTGACCAAGTTTGTTTGACAGCGTTCTGTATCCGTTTATCAGCAGCGCACAGCATATTGACTTGTCATGCCATTAAACTGAAGATATGCTATTAAGTCTTTTGTATTTGTGCAGTAATGGGCTGAATAATCTTGTCTGCTTTGGCATACCATAGCAGAAGCGTCAGagtttattttaggaaatacaGATGATTCATTTAAGCGGTTAACAGCAGAGGATCTTGGTCATTTTCTGACTGACGCTTGTTCTAATCAGTTAACGCCCTTTATTAGCGtttattaattactcatttctattAGGTTGCTTTGGTGatcaattatatttaatatttttgttagcattgttaatgttgtttaacTTTAAAGGTAGAATTTACCAGTGTGCGAACTGGAGATTGACGATCAGGTCAACTGTTTCGGTTAGTTTGTGTAATGCATGCTTCAgtcatttatctgtttatttttaattacatctagttaattaataaaaacgTAATTAAATTCTCAGCGTTttgatatttagtgtattctgacctacggTATTCTCTGATTAGCTCTTTCAGATGTTACTGTAGGTTAAACTACAAACTATGCgtctaatttgattttattttcagaataaaTCTAGATACAAACACCTAATTTATGAGAAAACAAAGTCTTGGGAATACAGAAGTCTTGTGAACACGGTGCTCTAGATCTGTCACTTTCAGATTGACGCATTGATAATGTTTTGAACCGTTGtaggggtggtcaaatgcatatttatattatctattgttttatttattacaattattatttaaaatacaaattagtgAGAAATATTTCTCAGTATTTAACAACTGATACCACCCCCCCATCTTGTTTTGATCAAGCGTTAATtcggggggtcaatcccccctcgcccctgtaattcgcaccctggagCTTACCCTATTAAACGAAAAATTGCTCGCCCAGGACAttcaatatgattttttttttctcaagcaaAACATTTAAACTAGATCTTCTTTTGACTCATAAAATTTAAAGCAGCAACTTTTGtgatatttaaaaacatacaacagaaACAAAAAGTGTTGAGtgttagtttactcaaaaataaaattctgctATTGATCACTCACCTTCATGTctttccaaacccctgagaccttcgttcatcttcagaacacaaatgttatattttaggtgaaatccaagagctccctCATCCCCTAAAGACAGCAATGCTCCTGAGTCCTGACTCAAGAACAGTACCAATCAACATCCTCAAAACTGGCCATCACTGTCAGTGGTTCAGAGTATTACTGcgcgttcacaccgaaggcgacgagagcgtcaaagtagccagaagtcattcattttcaatgggagccaggGGCGAGGAGCGGCATGGCGCGTCTTCGCTGATGTGGCcgttgaggagagttgaaatcaagtcaattCTATGGTAATGAGCTCTGACGCGGTTCAGCAGCAAGCAATCACAATGTAGCACGCAACAactagttaaatgaatttgatgaaAAGCGCataacattttcatgctagactgcatgttttttatgcgggaaaataactgatttgctgatatgctgcaacggcccctttaaaagTAGACATCAATGTAGCGAATATTTACACTCTCTCTGGCAGAGCAGTGAAAGCAGACGGCATTGTCGCCAGAGcaaactttgacgctctcgccgccttcagtgtaaatgcacagtttaGCTACGAGAATGCTGCATACTGTATATGCGCAGATGCCAGTGTAGCGCACACATTCACAGGATCACTGCGCTGTTTATGAATGTTGCTCTTGGTCACATGGCCCTATATTTAAAAAccgttgaataaagtcattatttttgcacACAAAGGTGTTCTCGTAGCTTCATAATATTCCGACTGAACCACTGTTCAAGTTATGTATGGTCAGATTTGAGGAAGTTCCTTTGGTGTTTTTCTGGGTAAGGATTTCGTCTAAGATTTCCTAATTTGTGtcccaaagatgaacaaaggtctctaGGTGGCAATTAATAACAGTCAAAGGTGAGTAATTCATgcgagaattttcatttttgagtgaactaaccctttattaCCTGTGGCTTCTGACATTATGCTGAGATATTTTAAAGTACTATGATCTGCATGTGCAATCTGTTTCCTGTCTgttttcaatctgcctgtctgttcATCCCCAAGTTTGATCATTCTTGCTCGAGGAACCACAATCCTAAAATGTTTGTACCAGGATTTAATTTatactttgaaaaattaaaaatagttttgaataattattttggTTAATAATAAATCTTAACAGTTCTAATATTATAAAATGCTGTGATTAATATATATTGATGCATGGTCACATTTGTGGAAATATCTGTTTGTGACGTTTGTATTTTGTCTGAGCAGATGTTTGCATTACAGAGAATTGTGTTCtgattattgtgttttattgtgcgtgtcagtttaatatttttaagtatttactttattttatgtactttatttttattatattacttcgtgtttgtgtttattcaatgtattttggtcaatcattaattaattaaacgtaattaagtttaataatgtaaattaatgtttaaaatacttcatatttcattaattcaattatttattaattaattttattttttattattttattattatttatttattttactcttttaAGCTTTTATTGTGATATAGTGTTCACAACAACATGGGCTGAATATCTATTAAATTGTTAATAGATTTTCAGCATTTCATTTATGTGCTGATATGAACATGTGTATTCTAGTCCACCACAGTAGCAGTGACGGTTGGAGTGGTGCTGGTGTCAACAGCTGGGCTGCTGGGTTATTATTACTTCAACAGGAAGAGGAAAGTACTCATAACACTAATTGATCCTTCTGAAAAATACAAGTTGCGACTTGTAGACAAAGAGGTATTGGCTCTGTCTTACTATGTCTTATTTTGATACAGTTTAGATTTACTAACaaatcaacttttttttcttttcctacaGATCATAAGTCATGATACCCGGAGGTTTCGGTTCGCCCTGCCTAGTCCAGAGCATGTTTTGGGATTACCAGTAGGTGAGTAGTCTGGTGGGTTGATTGTTTCTCTGCTACTAATACAAAGGTGGCAGGGTTTGGTCTGAATGTGCTGAAATCCCACACCTGTCCTGTCGTGTAGGCGGCTTTGGATAAGAACTGTGTGCTAAATGATAAATGAGCTTAGGACTCGAAAAGCAGCTTGTTTAATCATACTCATTTACTTGAGCGTAATCACAGGcattaaatacaggtgtaaatgtCGTCCAGAGAGCATGAATATTAACTcaacatgattttaaaatataaacgcATAAATCTCAAATGTAAAGAGagaatttattaaacaaagaagAAACcgatttctaaaatataaactcagaattcaaCATTTTAAAGAGAATTGTAGAATAAACACATAATACTGAAAGGAATTCTAAAATATGAATTAAGTAAAATACAAATGCCTAAGTCTAAAATGTACAAttagaatttttacattttaaaaaaagtttaaaagaaaccaatttttaaaatataaactcagaattccaaaTTATAGACTATTCTAAAGtagaattctaaaatgtaaaCTCAGAATCATGAAACATAAACAATTCTAATAGAAATCTACAATATGAAAtcataattctaaaataaaaacagtgttatatttgaaataaatctaAAGTATGAACTCAGAATTCAAAAATAAAATCGgagaattataaataataatagaaatccAAAATTAAACTCACAATTATATAACATAAACACAGATTTCTAGAAGGAATTTTAAAATATGAACGcagaattgtaaaatataaacacatcTAAAATGTGAAGTTAGAATTTTACATATAAAAGAAACTGATTTCTACattataaactcagaattctaaaaaagaattctaaaatgtaaactcagaatcatgaaaccaacacaattctaaaAACAATTCTAAAATATGAACTCATCATTCTAAAATTAAAAGAGGGAATTAAATTGCAAAGAACTCTAAAATATAAACtcataattcaaaaataaaatcagagaattataaataataatagaaatctGGAAATGTAAACTcggaattataaaatataaacagaatTCTAAAAGGAATTCTAAAATATGAACATAgaattctaaaatataaacacGTACAACTAAAATGTGATGTTagaattgtaatatattaaaagattaaaaaataaactgatttctaaaatataaactcaaaattcagCATTATACAGAGAATTCTAAAACATAAACTTACATGTTTAAGAATTACAAATTAAAGACAATTCTAAAGTAGAAAAATATCAACTCAGAATTctacaaaaatcattttaaaatataaactaatgtaaacaaacacaatatgaactcagaattctaaaataaaaacagaattaaattataaaagaaatataaaatgtaaacacacaattaTAAAACAGACACAGAGCTAAAAAAGGAATTCTAAGATATGAACTCAGAATTGTCAAATATAAACATAGAATTATAAATTATGATGGAAATCTAATATGAAAGCTCAgaattttaatacaaatataattctACAAAGAATTCTAAAATGTTAAATCAGAATTCTAaaaccaacacaattctaaaAAGAATGCTAACacaattcttaaaaataaaatcagaaatttTCCTGATATTGTTTATAgttatgatcaaataaatgcagctttagtAAGCATAACAATCACAAAGGTAACAACAGCAGATCAAACTGGATATCACAAAATTAGACCGAATCGAAACATGTTTTGAGCCTCATTCAGTCTGTCTCCACTGGTGGTCTCATACCTGCTGTAAACAGGAACTTAATGCAAACACTGGGGTGCGTATGGAATATTAATTATCCTCTTTCTCCCTGTGTTTCTCTCTCAAGGCAAGCATGTTTATCTCTCTGCCAGGATTGATGGGAATCTGATTGTGCGTCCTTACACACCAGTGTCCAGCGATGATGACAAAGGATTCGTTGACCTAGTCGTGAAGGTCTATATTTCTTTTAAAAGCTCCTGGGGTTTTAGATTGTAGTAACAGAACTGATGTATATGTTCCTCTGCAGATTTATTTTAGGGATGTGCACCCAAAGTTTCCTGAAGGGGGAAAGATGTCCCAGTACCTGGAGAGCTTGCGGATCGGAGATGTGATTGACTTCAGAGGACCAGGAGGATTGCTGGAGTACAAGGGCGCAGGTCTGACTGCAAATTCACTGTCAATATTTGCCCTTAATTGAAGTATTTACACAGTTAGGTGTGACGCCTGTGTCTACATCTCCACCCAACAGGTCGCTTGGATATACAGGCCGATAAGAAGGCCCCTGCAGAGACCAAGACTGTAAAATCTCTGGGTCTTATAGCTGGAGGAACAGGTACAGAGTCTTTCGCCTCATTATTGAAGCTGTATGATCAATGAAGACATTGATTCTCCTCCATGTGTAGGCATTACGCCAATGTTGCAGCTGATTCGTGACATCACCAAGAACCCAAATGACAGGACTACGTGCAGCCTGTTGTTTGCCAATCAGGTCAGTGTTCTGTTAGACTTGTGTATGTGTACACATGTGTATGTgtaatgacagaatttagatttttgggtgagctattccTTTTAAAGTCCACCTAAAAATAGAttttgggtgctttcacacttagacttttgttttggaacctggcgcatttccccagttagtgtggtttgtttggcatatgtgaatccaacAATCACGCTCTGATCCACCACAACACAATCGGTCTGAgttcgcctgaatgaggtggtcttagGTTGATTGTAACTAACTCTGGAGCAGATCACTTTGCTTTCTCACCACAATTGATccaacgaaccaggctatatcacagtgtattatagtATAGATATGcaatatgaagagagaattatgagtagggctgGAAGtcatcattcctaccggtaaatgtgtgtttcatgtcgaatattaaagtgaaagcatgctgacctattaacgagagctgtttatcagTTAGGAAAATTAACCGAACTGCAGTCTGggtttatctgttatctctctctttaatgtaaagcctataatgcataattctagccaacggctCTGTTTGAGAAAGCCTtgcctctgatttatatttggtgatgatgtctgtgggtgtcaccgttcaaaattaaagcacggcttttgcttataatgtcttattgcgcataaattaaaataaagacgcatgacagctgagcgggactcatAAACCGTGGGactctgaccaatgtgatgaGAGTTAActtgcacgtgacttgttttagctgttttggtctgtttagaaactttgccgtgtgaaagcaaaCCGCATCAAtaacaaagagcaacattgtaactATTTTAATGCCTGTttttggaacaaaacaatcgatctacaggtgtgaaagcacccttattaTCAATATGTTAGACTTTTAAAACAGTCCTCCCCCCAGAGaaattcattcatcttcagagcacaaataacaatattttagatgaaatccaagagcttttTGGATCTCCATGGACAGCAGTAGTCATGAGAGTCTAGGAAAAGAAACTAATAACATTGACAAAACATTCTATGTTACTTCGGtgcttcaactgtaatcatacgaagctcctaGAACACTCAAAAAACTTAAGTATGACTTTTCCAGCTCACCTTTGTCACTATTGCCCATAGAAAAGCACATCCTGACCTGATGCGGGAGAGAAGATATAGACAAACAACGTTGTATTAACagggtttatttgtttttgtttgtattttgccACACAAAAGTGTTTTCGAAGCATCATATGATTACAGGCACATgaactgttttgacaatgtttttggttccctttctggactttgaactcAGGACCCTTGTTGTCTATGAAGGTCGAGAAAGATCTtgcatttcatctaaaatattgtaatttgtgttttaaagatgaacaaaggtctcagaggattagaatgacatgagggtgaataataaTAGCAGAATTTTAATTAGTGGGTGAGTGAACTTTTTAGGGCACTAGCTGCTGGAGAATGTGTGGGGAAAATAGCTAATCACGATCATGTTTTTTGGGATTGTCAGACATTAACACCATACTGGAAAgagattaaaatacatttagacgCCATTTTTGAAGTAGAGATTTCTTTCACTTGTGAATCTTTATATTTAGCTAATATCAATTTAGATTGATGGATTAATAAAGAAAGGAAACTGTTATTTATTCTTCTGGCAGCTAGTAAAAAAGTAATTACAAAACAATTGTTCAAATTAGAGTCCTCTACAGTTGAAGAATGGATTGATGCAGTGCACACTATATACTGTATGTCATGGAAAAATGATCTTTTTCAATAAGAACTCAGACTAAATACGTTTTTCTAATTTGGAGTAAATGGATTGAGGATATTTCACCAATATGCTCATATTTTTCTTGAATtgttacttttaaatgtaatattttgtgtCTAATTATATATCTTTTCTACTTTAAAGGAAATCTTCTAAAGGATGTGTAGCTCCCCATTTTACTGTTTAAAGTTGTTGTTATAGGGAAGAAAATACAAAGCATTTGCAAGATCTGTAAGTCTCTTTCTGTGTGAGAGATTATGTAAATTATACCTGTatacaggtaacactttacaataaggttcattagttaatgcatttactaacatgaactactcATGAACAactcttgtacagcatttattaatcataattgaacatttacttgcattattaacatccaagtccatgcttgttaacattagttaatgcaccgccgtgagttaacatgaactaacaatgaacaactgtattttcattaactaacgtttaACTAacatcattgtttgttcatgttagtaaatgcattaattaacattaactaatgaaccttattgtaaagcgtggccaataaaaataattaaaaaattaactcTTAAAGCTTTAATATAATATCAAAATTAATATAAGCTAAAATGATCCAAAATAATGACTAAtctcacattttaaaacaaaaacgttCAAACCTTGAAGTTTCTCACTTCCACCAATATGGATCGACACATCACTCTGTGATATCACTCTGCAGATTGTTATCAAGTCTTGTGATCAATTAGATGCTCTTTGGTATCATAAGTGTCTTTTCCCTTTACAAGATGCACTGAAAGTAAATAGAAAACCAAGAGGGCTTATCTAAACACTTGCATATGTAAGAAAAATTCTAATCAGTACCAGACAACATGTTAATCTGAACTCCTCCATGTTTATTATTCAAAGGACACTCAAAAAGCCAGGACTCTGCAACGATCATATAAATGAGTCAATGCAGATCACAAAATCTAATGCAGCCATTAGAATTCCACACTGTagtctgtattttgaattggaGGAAAGGTTAGACAACTCAATATAACTATTAGATTGAGGCTGTCATGAGTCAGATGTGCTTTTGCTCAATGACTCTGGCTGGCCGAGCTGTAATCTAAATACGCTATGGCTTTTTTTAAGGGAGGGGGAGCTTTTCTATATGTCCCATCCTGTCTTAATGTTTTACTTTACGTCTCGCATCAATCAAAGCTGCACATTCCAAGGCACTCCATTTTCGCTTTAAGAGCATGATGGAGTCAGTTGTTTATAAACAAATGATTATAAAATGGGCTGTTTAAACCTAATCCATTGAAATGCATATTCATCAGTGATCCGAAGTGGTCTTAAGCTGGGTCTATAACATGAGTGCTCAGAGCAGACGCAGTTCAACACTTGTTAATAGAAATGTCCAGACAGGTTAAATAACATGATGAATCTGTTTACCTCTTGTCTGCCTTCCAGACTGAGAAGGACATTCTGCTGAAGGATGAGCTGGAGGAGATTCAGGCCAGGCATTCTGATCGCTTCAAACTCTGGTTCACCGTAGACCGAGCTCCGGCAGGTATGAGACAGAGAATATAACACAGAATATAGTATAGTTTGGTATGGATAGTCGTACAGAGGTTTGCAGTTATTTTTTATCATTGTTACTGACAAAGGTCTCATACAACCAGTCTTTGACATTGAAAAAATCTTACTACAGTTAAAAGTAATTAATTTgcattctaaaatgtaaattgtttCTGTTATGGCAAAACTACGGTGGCCAATAGTGCTAAAAATGCGCttcaagctaaaaaaaaacatgaaagaatgaaagaaaaaagaaagacatgatagtgcgatctgtcggacgtagcacagtgctcattcagtaaaggcacagctcaaCAGATTTGaattcagtcttgatttgaatgtgcctaatgttggagcacatctgatcatttctggaagctgattcagCAATAGGGGCGCagtagctgaaggctgattcaccctgctttaactgaactcttggaatttccagtttatatgatcctaaagatctgagtgatctgttaggtttgtattcagtgagcatatctataatgtattgaggtccttggccatttagtgatttatagacaagtaataatactttaaaatctattctgaatgtaacagtacatgtatatattttttttatttaaccagtaCATAATTGAACTTGAAGTGGGTTTTTTCAAATAGACATTTGACATCCACCTGTATTGACTTGCAGATTGGGAGTACAGTCAGGGCTTCATCAGCGCTGAGATGATTCAGGACCATCTTCCCCCACCCAGTGATGACTCTATGATCCTCATGTGTGGTCCACCTCCTATGATCCAGTTTGCCTGTAATCCAAACCTGGACAAGCTGGGCTACAGACAGAGCCAGCGCTTCGCCTATTAGGCCGTTCTCTATGTTTAGGGCGAGGCCACAAATTACTCCAAAGATACTGAGTTGCGCACAATTCTATTTGGCATTACAAATCTGATCTTACAAAGCGAATCTCCCTTTTATGGACagtatataatacatattaaatgttTAAGTGCTAGACTGTCCAAAGGTAATTGGTTCTTCATATTAAAAGTCTTTAATTCAGTAATACGATACATAGATGATCTGCTGTCTCCTCAGGCTTTATATTCACCATTGTGGCTCGTGATAAAATTCTGATACTACAAAAACAAACGCACTTAAAAAGGCACCAGTGCTGCTTTCTGGTTTAATGCTGAATATTATATTCATGTGCCTATATGTGAGCTGTAAGTTCATATTTGTTGTATGTGCACATTGTTATATGCTGTCACTGGAGTATTTTTGTATGCATGTTGTACTCCATATGTTTGTCATGtaatcatatttaaatttaaaaagcaacacaGTTGTTTTGTATGAAATGCACTAAAGTAAAAGCTTATTAAAGTGTTTCCACCGGGATCTTGCTTTATTTTCTTCTTCTGTGTGGCCAAATAagagttttgttttggttgtgatTTGCTCACGTTTGCATTGATATTATAAAAACTGACTTGTATTTCAATCTAAGAAGCAGTGAAgttgttttatataaaatgtatttacggaaatataaaaaaagagatcattattaaacatattaaacaacCATTTTCACTTGCAACTGGCTTTTTTCCGCTCTGAAATCTGAGTATTTTATGGATGTTTTGGTTGTGAGATGTTCACATTTGCATTGACTGAGATTATAAAGACTGGCTAGGGTGAGGATTTGGGATTATAGGAGATTGTCAGTGAAGGCCAGCTGGTTAAACACAAAAATACTCCATCTTGAAAGActgatagtgtttttttttttatcatcctAAAGCCTGTCAGCACGTGCCTCATAAATGTGACCGTCACACAAACGCGCTACAGTATTTTCGTCGCCTCTTCAAACTGAACTACTAGGTCcttcacattaaaataaatcacCTACTGGCGATTACAGCTCTAAATTTGGACGAACACCACTAAATAAATGGGTTAGTGCCCCTAAAGAGCGCTATGGGGGGGTTAGCAAACACTGTGCAGCACCGCAGTTGTCCAGCGGGCGGCGCCACCGCGTGTTATTTCAAAGACAACAGAGAGCCAGTTTGAACTCGCCGTCTGACATACAGCAGCTTTCAACTCTTTATTTCTCCATCCTGCTGGTGTTTGGTGGCCATCCGGAAGAGATCACATTTCTATAACAGCAGATCTGGATATCAGGTAAGCGTCTGCACGATGAAATGTATCATTATTTCAATGCAACGGCAAAAATGTGATAATGTAGTTGTAAACGCATCCAGACAGTAGTTTAGCGGTACGCAGCGGTTTCTGTGTCTCAGTgctaacctgttttaacacaacaGCTTTAGGCTTTTTACATTACGCACTGAATAATTAATCGTCGTTAGGGCTATTTTGCGAATAACATAGCTGTTGTTATTGCATTGCTATGTATGTATGTTATAAGTGTTGTTCGTGACGTGTACCGGTGTTTTTGCTGCTCGTCCTGTA contains the following coding sequences:
- the LOC130237495 gene encoding NADH-cytochrome b5 reductase 3, translating into MSYAMSTTVAVTVGVVLVSTAGLLGYYYFNRKRKVLITLIDPSEKYKLRLVDKEIISHDTRRFRFALPSPEHVLGLPVGKHVYLSARIDGNLIVRPYTPVSSDDDKGFVDLVVKIYFRDVHPKFPEGGKMSQYLESLRIGDVIDFRGPGGLLEYKGAGRLDIQADKKAPAETKTVKSLGLIAGGTGITPMLQLIRDITKNPNDRTTCSLLFANQTEKDILLKDELEEIQARHSDRFKLWFTVDRAPADWEYSQGFISAEMIQDHLPPPSDDSMILMCGPPPMIQFACNPNLDKLGYRQSQRFAY